In one window of Streptomyces roseofulvus DNA:
- a CDS encoding DUF4383 domain-containing protein — protein sequence MRLKDELPVDHHLATVYRWGAALCGCILLVFGCLGFADALSPFDTSGDRIAGMTTNTALSAISVVVGLVLLAGAAVGGNAASTLNLTVGSLFLISGFYHLFVLDRPANFLDFGMTNVMFSFVMGLLVLTFGMYGRVSSKLPHDNPYWRRRHPREAAAESLARRRAAGVLTRGGQATPPALPGTSSPAVPEDPPR from the coding sequence GTGCGACTCAAGGACGAACTGCCCGTGGACCACCATCTGGCCACGGTGTACCGCTGGGGTGCGGCCCTCTGCGGGTGCATCCTGCTCGTGTTCGGGTGCCTCGGCTTCGCCGACGCGCTCAGCCCCTTCGACACCTCCGGCGACCGGATCGCGGGGATGACCACCAACACCGCCCTGAGCGCGATCTCGGTCGTCGTGGGGCTCGTCCTGCTGGCGGGCGCCGCCGTGGGAGGGAACGCCGCCTCGACCCTGAACCTGACGGTCGGGAGCCTGTTCCTGATCAGCGGGTTCTACCACCTTTTCGTGCTGGACCGGCCGGCCAACTTCCTCGACTTCGGCATGACCAACGTGATGTTCAGTTTCGTCATGGGGCTGCTGGTTCTCACGTTCGGGATGTACGGACGGGTCTCCAGCAAGCTGCCCCACGACAACCCGTACTGGCGTCGGCGTCACCCGCGCGAGGCCGCCGCGGAGTCGCTCGCACGGCGCCGGGCCGCCGGCGTCCTGACGCGCGGCGGGCAGGCGACGCCGCCGGCGCTCCCCGGCACGTCCTCGCCGGCGGTTCCGGAAGATCCGCCGCGGTGA
- a CDS encoding SDR family NAD(P)-dependent oxidoreductase gives MSDARRKEPRLPDDGVGITGARVLVVGATGEIGGLAARSLHRRGAAVALAGRDARRLAERSRRSGACPHRVFDAYDLDGCEGLAAWAVRSLGGLDRVVVAVGVAGFGSAEHVGEAAAEHLMTVNALAPMAVVRGALPLLEAGGAVAVVTGAVVDAPPRGMADYAAAKAALAVWLGVVGREQRARGVRVLDVRMPHLEGGFAARAVTGSPPALPPGADPVATVERLLVAPLAGAAGRER, from the coding sequence GTGAGCGACGCTCGGCGAAAGGAGCCCCGACTCCCCGACGACGGCGTGGGGATCACCGGAGCGCGGGTGCTCGTCGTGGGGGCGACGGGGGAGATCGGGGGCCTCGCGGCGCGGTCGCTCCACCGGCGGGGAGCGGCGGTGGCCCTCGCCGGCCGGGACGCGCGGCGACTCGCCGAGCGGTCGCGGCGCTCGGGCGCGTGCCCCCACCGCGTCTTCGACGCCTACGACCTCGACGGCTGCGAGGGACTGGCGGCGTGGGCCGTCCGTTCCCTCGGAGGGCTGGACCGTGTCGTCGTGGCCGTCGGCGTGGCGGGCTTCGGGAGCGCCGAACACGTCGGGGAGGCCGCCGCCGAGCACCTGATGACCGTGAACGCCCTCGCACCCATGGCCGTCGTCCGCGGCGCCCTTCCCCTCCTCGAAGCGGGCGGGGCGGTCGCGGTCGTGACCGGAGCGGTGGTCGACGCGCCGCCGCGGGGCATGGCCGACTACGCGGCCGCCAAGGCGGCGCTCGCCGTCTGGCTGGGGGTGGTGGGCCGGGAGCAGCGCGCCAGGGGCGTCCGTGTCCTCGACGTACGGATGCCTCATCTGGAGGGCGGGTTCGCCGCCCGCGCCGTGACCGGGAGCCCGCCCGCGTTGCCTCCCGGCGCCGACCCGGTGGCGACCGTCGAGCGCCTCCTGGTCGCTCCCCTCGCCGGCGCCGCGGGCCGGGAGCGGTGA
- a CDS encoding ferrochelatase: MSDRHDPAPYDALLLLSFGGPEGPDDVVPFLENVTRGRGIPKERLKEVGQHYFLFGGVSPINGQNRALLDALRTDFAEAGLGLPVYWGNRNWAPYLTDTLREMVHDGRRHIAVLTTSAYASYSGCHQYRENLADALAALEAEGLPLPRVDKLRHYFNHPGFVEPMVEGVLASLADLDEPVRSGAHLAFTTHSIPDSAADTSGPVPDHGPGGAYVAQHLDVARVIADAVRERTGADHPWKLVYQSRSGAPHIPWLEPDICDHLEELSAAGAPAAVMVPIGFVSDHMEVLYDLDTEATAKAAELGLPVRRSATVGADPRFAAAIRDLVLERAAAERGTHAQRCFLGALGPSHDLCPIGCCPARAERPAAAGADSPWASAR; encoded by the coding sequence ATGTCCGATCGGCACGATCCCGCCCCGTACGACGCCCTGCTGCTGCTCTCCTTCGGCGGCCCCGAGGGCCCGGACGACGTGGTCCCGTTCCTGGAGAACGTGACGCGCGGCCGCGGCATCCCCAAGGAGCGGCTCAAGGAGGTGGGGCAGCACTACTTCCTCTTCGGCGGCGTCAGCCCGATCAACGGCCAGAACCGCGCCCTGCTCGACGCGCTGCGGACCGACTTCGCCGAGGCCGGCCTCGGCCTGCCGGTCTACTGGGGCAACCGGAACTGGGCCCCCTACCTCACCGACACCCTCCGCGAGATGGTCCACGACGGACGCCGCCACATCGCCGTCCTCACCACCAGCGCGTACGCCTCCTACTCCGGCTGCCACCAGTACCGCGAGAACCTCGCCGACGCGCTCGCCGCGCTGGAGGCGGAGGGCCTGCCCCTGCCCCGGGTCGACAAACTCCGCCACTACTTCAACCACCCCGGCTTCGTGGAACCCATGGTGGAAGGCGTCCTCGCCTCCCTCGCCGACCTCGACGAGCCCGTCCGGTCCGGCGCCCACCTCGCCTTCACCACCCACTCCATCCCGGACTCCGCCGCCGACACCTCCGGCCCCGTCCCCGACCACGGCCCCGGCGGCGCCTACGTCGCACAGCACCTCGACGTCGCCCGGGTCATCGCCGACGCGGTGCGCGAGCGGACCGGCGCCGACCACCCCTGGAAGCTCGTCTACCAGTCCCGCAGCGGCGCCCCCCACATCCCCTGGCTCGAACCGGACATCTGCGACCACCTGGAGGAGCTGAGCGCGGCCGGCGCCCCCGCCGCCGTCATGGTGCCGATCGGCTTCGTCTCCGACCACATGGAGGTCCTCTACGACCTCGACACCGAGGCCACCGCCAAGGCCGCCGAGCTCGGCCTGCCCGTCCGCCGGTCCGCCACCGTCGGCGCCGACCCGCGGTTCGCCGCCGCCATCCGCGACCTGGTCCTGGAACGGGCCGCCGCCGAGCGCGGCACGCACGCGCAGCGGTGCTTCCTGGGCGCCCTCGGCCCCTCCCACGACCTCTGCCCGATCGGCTGCTGCCCGGCCCGCGCCGAGCGCCCCGCCGCCGCCGGAGCCGACAGCCCCTGGGCGAGCGCCCGCTGA
- a CDS encoding DUF6479 family protein: MVRPSPEVTMHILIGLIVVAVLLAGFVLGFRMQRETTAPPLPHEQPRRPATDRLPGEISEFRRAVAVPRLDRTQRLSPYQLWGRTEPVAAAED; the protein is encoded by the coding sequence ATGGTCCGCCCCTCCCCGGAGGTCACCATGCACATCCTCATCGGACTGATCGTCGTCGCCGTGCTCCTGGCCGGGTTCGTCCTCGGCTTCCGTATGCAGCGGGAAACCACGGCCCCGCCCCTGCCGCACGAACAGCCCCGTCGCCCCGCGACCGACCGTCTGCCGGGAGAGATCTCTGAGTTCCGGCGCGCCGTGGCCGTTCCCCGTCTCGACCGCACGCAGCGGCTCAGCCCCTACCAGCTGTGGGGGCGCACGGAGCCCGTCGCCGCCGCCGAGGACTGA